The following are encoded together in the Ferrimicrobium sp. genome:
- the aroC gene encoding chorismate synthase, with the protein MLRYLTAGESHGQSLVVIVEGLPAGLEVTVEQVGAELARRRLGYGRGPRMRFEADELVLLAGIRHGRTLGSPVAIEIKNSEWERKWTEEMSPAPGYPTKKLTKPRPGHADLAGMLKYGFDDARDVLERASARETAARVVAGALAKALVAQIGIQILSHVVQIGEVKSERSSIPSPSDLNRIDDSEVRCLDKEVEGRMIAEIKAAAKVGDSLGGSVEVVAHGVPVGLGSHVHWDRKLDSQLAGALMSIQAVKAVSIGAGIEVARRHGSDAHDAIQFDPATGQYLRPTWLSGGIEGGISNGAPVVAEVWMKPLATLNRPVLETVDTVTKESALSFKERTDVVAVPAMGVVAEAMVALVLANEATRKFGGDSVAEFVRNWQGFGDHLTTAPSAVTQPNAGEPAENE; encoded by the coding sequence ATGCTTAGGTATCTCACGGCTGGTGAATCACACGGCCAATCGTTGGTCGTGATCGTTGAAGGGCTCCCTGCCGGTTTGGAGGTCACCGTCGAACAGGTTGGCGCCGAACTTGCTCGCCGGCGACTCGGCTATGGCCGCGGCCCGAGAATGCGCTTTGAGGCGGACGAACTCGTGTTGCTGGCGGGGATACGCCATGGTCGCACGTTGGGTTCTCCTGTCGCGATTGAGATCAAGAACTCGGAGTGGGAGCGCAAATGGACCGAAGAGATGTCCCCTGCGCCGGGATATCCGACCAAGAAGTTGACCAAGCCGCGCCCGGGTCACGCGGACCTTGCCGGGATGCTCAAGTATGGTTTTGACGATGCTAGGGACGTGTTGGAGCGAGCTTCCGCACGAGAGACGGCGGCACGTGTGGTCGCCGGAGCGCTTGCGAAGGCGTTGGTTGCGCAGATCGGGATCCAGATCCTCTCGCATGTGGTTCAGATCGGAGAGGTCAAGTCCGAGAGGAGTAGCATCCCGTCGCCATCGGACCTCAATCGCATCGATGACTCAGAGGTGCGCTGTCTCGACAAGGAAGTCGAGGGACGGATGATCGCCGAGATCAAAGCGGCTGCCAAGGTTGGCGACTCGTTGGGTGGATCGGTCGAAGTCGTCGCTCACGGGGTGCCTGTGGGTCTCGGTAGCCACGTGCATTGGGATCGCAAACTCGACAGTCAGCTCGCCGGGGCCCTGATGTCGATCCAGGCGGTCAAGGCCGTGAGCATCGGTGCTGGTATCGAAGTTGCCAGACGTCATGGATCCGATGCACACGACGCCATCCAGTTCGATCCCGCCACTGGGCAGTATTTGCGCCCCACCTGGCTTTCGGGCGGCATCGAGGGAGGCATTTCCAATGGGGCTCCTGTCGTTGCCGAGGTGTGGATGAAGCCATTAGCGACACTGAATCGCCCAGTGCTTGAGACCGTTGACACCGTGACGAAGGAGTCAGCATTGTCTTTTAAGGAGCGCACGGATGTGGTTGCCGTGCCAGCGATGGGAGTGGTTGCAGAGGCGATGGTGGCACTGGTGCTGGCAAACGAGGCGACGCGCAAGTTTGGCGGTGATTCGGTGGCGGAGTTTGTACGCAATTGGCAGGGGTTTGGTGATCATCTTACGACGGCACCGTCGGCGGTGACTCAGCCTAACGCTGGAGAGCCGGCCGAGAATGAGTAG
- the pilO gene encoding type 4a pilus biogenesis protein PilO, translating into MKFTRSTITTILVGALAIVIGVGWYFGLYAPLVAHIATAQTQVGVDQSQLANDRVQLAHLIDDKQQAPLLRAQLKALTLALPTTFSLASFISQADATASKAGVPLLQITPLQPGAAPSTGGSSATVPGVSSVAFSAEATGTFVALMHFLHGLDHLGELVNISTIQLSSLSGGASNNPKINLSFTGAVYYHH; encoded by the coding sequence ATGAAATTCACTCGATCGACGATCACGACGATTCTGGTTGGTGCGCTGGCCATCGTGATTGGAGTGGGGTGGTACTTTGGTCTGTACGCGCCACTGGTTGCCCATATCGCCACTGCGCAGACCCAGGTGGGCGTGGATCAATCGCAACTGGCCAACGATCGAGTGCAGCTTGCGCACCTGATCGATGACAAACAGCAGGCACCGCTTCTGCGCGCACAGCTTAAAGCCCTCACTTTGGCGTTGCCCACCACCTTCTCTCTCGCCTCCTTCATCAGTCAGGCTGATGCAACGGCCAGTAAGGCTGGTGTGCCATTGCTCCAGATCACCCCATTGCAGCCAGGGGCTGCACCGAGTACTGGGGGCAGCTCAGCGACCGTGCCAGGAGTCAGTTCGGTTGCCTTCAGCGCGGAGGCGACGGGTACTTTTGTGGCGTTGATGCATTTTTTGCATGGTCTCGATCATCTCGGAGAACTGGTCAATATCTCGACCATCCAATTATCGTCGCTCTCTGGCGGTGCGAGCAACAACCCCAAGATCAACCTTTCGTTTACCGGCGCCGTGTATTACCACCATTAG